In Prunus dulcis chromosome 1, ALMONDv2, whole genome shotgun sequence, the following are encoded in one genomic region:
- the LOC117637334 gene encoding F-box protein FBW2-like isoform X3, giving the protein MANPDLPQPKKLRQTVQFQPRWEDLNVDCLANVFGRVGITALLLSVPFVCKSWYRASLDSACWQRLILTDVDTEIDLGNEGFWNSDNEIEAVVDRRLELFRFDTLMSKFVWGYQIDHNCFSETQFIMFVVNRSRGQATFLRLPPLCQIALLNRVADVCHGLKGLSLHRCSLIYSSSIIPELIGKCKHLELLSLRGGSNNLKELLLQISIHCKNFCRLLVLNAVIGREDALAIVNLVPNIKYLSLRKSYIHRDNLVTLFRCCKELMLLDARDCSGFDGSDVEILALASRIDKFSCEGSRNGDWKS; this is encoded by the exons ATGGCGAATCCCGACCTGCCCCAACCCAAGAAGCTTCGTCAG ACGGTTCAATTTCAACCAAGATGGGAAGACCTAAACGTGGACTGTTTGGCAAATGTGTTTGGAAGAGTTGGTATCACTGCATTGCTCTTGAGTGTCCCTTTCGTGTGTAAGTCTTGGTACAGAGCAAGCCTCGACTCTGCATGTTGGCAACGTCTCATTTTAACTGATGTTGATACTGAGATTGACCTTGGAAATGAGGGATTTTGGAATTCTGACAATGAAATTGAAGCTGTGGTTGACAGAAGACTAGAGCTTTTCCGTTTCGATACCTTGATGAGCAAATTTGTATGGGGATATCAAATTGATCATAATTGCTTTTCTGAGACTCAATTCATAATGTTTGTAGTGAATCGTAGCAGAGGACAGGCTACTTTCCTCAGGCTGCCTCCACTCTGTCAAATTGCATTATTGAATCGTGTTGCAGATGT GTGTCATGGACTGAAGGGTTTGTCTTTGCACCGCTGTTCACTGATCTATTCATCAAGCATTATCCCAGAGCTGATTGGAAAGTGTAAACATTTGGAGCTGTTGTCATTGAGGGGAGGCAGTAATAATTTGAAGGAACTCCTTTTACAGATCAGCATTCACTGTAAGAATTTCTGTCGTTTACTTGTGTTGAATGCTGTAATTGGTAGAGAAGATGCATTGGCAATTGTTAACTTGGTTCCTAATATTAAGTACTTGAGCTTGAGGAAGTCATACATACATCGGGATAATCTTGTCACATTATTCCGGTGCTGCAAAGAACTTATGCTTTTGGATGCTAGGGATTGCTCTGGTTTTGATGGCAGTGATGTTGAAATATTAGCGCTTGCTTCTCGAATTGATAAGTTCAGCTGTGAGGGTTCTAGAAATGGTGACTGGAAATCATGA